A genomic stretch from Kogia breviceps isolate mKogBre1 chromosome 1, mKogBre1 haplotype 1, whole genome shotgun sequence includes:
- the NHLH2 gene encoding helix-loop-helix protein 2, translated as MMLSPDQAADSDHPSSAPSDPESLGGADAKVLGSVSDLEPVEEAEGDGKGGSRAALYPHPQQLSREEKRRRRRATAKYRSAHATRERIRVEAFNLAFAELRKLLPTLPPDKKLSKIEILRLAICYISYLNHVLDV; from the coding sequence ATGATGCTGAGTCCAGACCAAGCCGCCGACTCGGACCACCCCAGTTCGGCGCCCTCGGACCCGGAGTCGCTGGGTGGCGCGGACGCCAAGGTGCTGGGCAGCGTGTCGGACCTGGAGCCGGTGGAGGAGGCCGAAGGCGACGGCAAGGGCGGCAGCCGGGCCGCGCTCTACCCGCACCCGCAGCAGCTGAGCCGCGAGGAGAAGCGCCGCCGCCGGCGCGCCACGGCCAAGTACCGCTCGGCCCACGCCACCCGCGAGCGCATCCGTGTGGAGGCCTTCAACCTGGCCTTCGCCGAGCTCCGCAAACTGCTGCCCACGCTGCCCCCGGACAAGAAGCTGTCCAAGATCGAGATCCTGCGCCTGGCCATCTGCTACATCTCCTATCTCAACCACGTCCTGGATGTGTAG